In one Mycoplasmopsis canis PG 14 genomic region, the following are encoded:
- a CDS encoding IS30 family transposase — protein MKNLGKWICIFDQSKKENKYTHYEIAENIDTIWKFQGKLELTRNLQKKQMDIDSIYNALFEISQGISIQKASRKIKRDVRTIKNKIDLMTSKHSKDLLKYQRFQCNNCFKRVTKVKVIHFSKIYDHLLDYRYSRLFFRNTKLQEKWEPFKEYWNDIRHKYNKYKIKRNIKEKMPKTSVKFLVNSFKKSHIGFSPSVSSVYKKMQSLPFYLDYEHIIRKSEGKYIRKTTKKTKLVTLNNATEITKRPNYINDRSEMGHYELDTVMGKIDDKKCLVTLLERQTRKSYATITKRGSKYIHQALNNMIKKFGLNIKSLTVDNGKENVLLHKIIPKDRLFKCLPYSSWQKGSIENMHRLIRYFIPKGKSLDNYTQEEIDFMMEWINNYRKIINQP, from the coding sequence ATGAAAAATTTAGGAAAATGAATTTGTATTTTTGATCAATCAAAGAAAGAAAATAAATATACTCATTATGAAATTGCAGAAAATATTGATACTATTTGAAAGTTTCAAGGAAAATTAGAACTAACTAGAAATTTACAGAAAAAACAAATGGATATTGATTCAATTTATAATGCTTTATTTGAAATTAGCCAAGGTATATCAATTCAAAAAGCCTCTAGAAAAATAAAAAGAGATGTGAGAACAATAAAAAACAAAATTGATCTTATGACTAGTAAACATTCTAAAGATTTATTAAAATATCAAAGATTTCAATGTAACAATTGTTTTAAAAGAGTCACTAAGGTTAAAGTTATTCATTTTTCTAAAATATACGATCATTTATTGGATTATAGATACTCAAGATTGTTTTTCAGAAATACTAAGTTACAAGAAAAATGAGAACCATTTAAAGAGTATTGAAATGATATTAGACATAAATATAATAAATACAAAATCAAAAGAAATATTAAAGAAAAGATGCCAAAAACTTCTGTAAAGTTTTTGGTAAATTCTTTTAAGAAATCTCACATTGGCTTTAGCCCTTCTGTTAGTTCAGTGTATAAAAAGATGCAATCCTTACCATTTTATCTAGATTATGAACATATAATTAGAAAATCAGAAGGTAAATATATTAGGAAAACAACCAAGAAGACTAAATTAGTAACATTGAATAACGCTACCGAAATAACTAAGAGACCAAATTATATTAACGATAGATCAGAAATGGGCCATTACGAACTTGATACTGTAATGGGCAAAATTGATGATAAAAAGTGTTTAGTAACTTTGTTAGAAAGACAAACTAGAAAGTCATATGCTACAATAACCAAAAGAGGTTCAAAATATATTCATCAAGCTTTAAATAATATGATTAAAAAGTTTGGTTTAAATATTAAATCCTTAACTGTCGATAATGGTAAGGAAAATGTTTTATTACACAAAATCATTCCTAAAGACAGATTGTTCAAATGTCTTCCATATAGTTCATGGCAAAAAGGCTCCATTGAAAATATGCATAGATTAATAAGGTATTTTATTCCTAAAGGTAAAAGTCTTGACAATTATACTCAAGAAGAAATTGATTTTATGATGGAATGAATAAATAACTATAGAAAAATTATTAATCAACCTTAG
- a CDS encoding class III lanthionine synthetase LanKC N-terminal domain-containing protein: protein MLPIIGWKIHLSAQKNNYLKILKIVFPFFVKHNISFKFISNYKTFKQSIDSIEIQNLTGKFITIYPENEKKSFFIISQLFNLLKTFKGPITYSDRRYKKSIISYRYGHFLKLDKISEKFIIKKYKPDNIKDPFQKEQKISNSIKGFSILGLISFDAFSNIWLVSDKKNKYVMKESKKFFLDNIPVNNRKNEYSISSKFISRFIPKAIFKFWNDNSFFFLFEFKEGISLNKVKNLFNIFLNKDNSNEDLIFSFLNEFKLFIDFIHNDKKIILNDVKLDNFIFDTENKKISFIDLENSFLLGSKKITKVKSEYDNHFKNHIKNDKEKVFLMLLDIFFDFNKGSKISWQNYINILFSVKYNEFYFKILNYILQIFDKKIKLDKIKLITNFEYLNSKLVKMSSKIKYTKWSEIIYLISKDLNKNNFLFFDTLELILKCNDLHIGEELIRELLNIHEKKIDINGAYFNGQNYSYYLLNGTIGILYIVILFSVRFASNKFKYILDKYFNHIKDVYTRKNTIGLGMSGIYLVEYFYYKLFYGLNSINDEKLYIFLLGFNKNKFYDFKGKELFNDLINGSLGLSILFKINNDEKKGVINEKILF, encoded by the coding sequence GTGCTTCCTATTATCGGGTGAAAAATTCACTTATCTGCTCAAAAAAATAATTACCTAAAAATACTTAAAATTGTTTTTCCATTTTTTGTAAAGCATAATATATCTTTTAAATTTATTTCGAATTATAAAACATTTAAACAAAGCATTGATTCGATAGAAATACAAAATTTGACAGGAAAATTTATAACAATTTATCCAGAAAATGAAAAAAAATCTTTTTTTATTATAAGTCAATTATTTAATTTATTAAAGACGTTCAAAGGGCCAATAACATATTCTGATAGACGATATAAAAAATCTATAATAAGTTATAGGTATGGACATTTTTTAAAACTAGACAAAATTTCTGAGAAATTTATTATTAAAAAATATAAACCAGATAATATTAAAGATCCCTTCCAAAAGGAGCAAAAGATTTCTAATAGTATTAAAGGCTTTTCTATTTTAGGATTGATTAGTTTTGATGCGTTCTCAAATATATGACTTGTTTCTGATAAAAAGAATAAATATGTAATGAAAGAAAGTAAAAAATTTTTTCTTGATAATATACCTGTTAATAATAGAAAAAATGAATATTCGATATCTTCAAAATTTATAAGCAGATTTATTCCTAAAGCAATATTTAAATTTTGAAATGATAATAGTTTTTTCTTTTTATTTGAGTTTAAAGAAGGAATATCGTTAAACAAAGTTAAAAACTTATTTAATATTTTTTTAAACAAAGATAATTCAAACGAAGATTTAATATTTTCCTTTTTAAATGAATTTAAGTTATTTATTGATTTTATACACAATGATAAAAAAATAATATTAAATGATGTTAAGTTAGACAATTTTATTTTTGATACAGAAAATAAAAAAATAAGCTTTATTGATTTAGAAAATTCTTTTTTACTTGGTAGTAAAAAAATAACAAAAGTAAAAAGTGAATATGATAATCATTTTAAAAATCATATTAAAAATGATAAAGAAAAAGTATTTTTAATGTTGCTAGATATATTTTTCGATTTTAATAAAGGTTCTAAAATAAGCTGACAAAACTACATAAATATTTTGTTTTCAGTAAAGTATAATGAATTTTATTTTAAAATACTAAATTATATACTTCAGATATTTGATAAAAAAATAAAATTAGACAAAATTAAGCTGATTACTAATTTTGAATACTTGAATTCAAAATTAGTTAAAATGTCTTCAAAAATTAAATACACAAAATGATCTGAGATTATTTATTTAATCTCAAAAGATTTAAATAAAAATAATTTTTTATTTTTCGACACTTTAGAATTGATTTTAAAATGTAATGATTTGCATATCGGCGAAGAGTTAATTCGTGAATTATTAAATATTCATGAGAAAAAAATAGATATAAATGGAGCGTATTTTAATGGACAAAATTATTCATATTATTTATTAAACGGTACAATTGGAATATTATATATAGTAATTTTATTTAGCGTGAGATTTGCTTCAAATAAATTTAAATATATTTTAGATAAATATTTCAATCATATTAAAGATGTTTATACGCGAAAAAATACTATTGGATTAGGGATGTCAGGAATTTATTTAGTAGAGTATTTTTATTATAAATTATTTTATGGTTTAAATTCAATAAATGATGAAAAACTTTATATTTTTTTATTAGGCTTTAACAAGAATAAATTTTATGATTTCAAAGGTAAAGAATTATTTAATGATTTGATAAATGGTTCCTTGGGGCTATCTATATTATTTAAAATAAATAACGACGAAAAGAAAGGGGTAATTAATGAAAAAATACTTTTCTAA
- a CDS encoding ATP-binding cassette domain-containing protein: MKKYFSKKFLLIWISFFYIVSVLSSTFLVFFTTELITKIENQKTNINIYFIIVSLLTITFLLSTLLSQLLKNKWNYYINKQLSSDIFNKISTESALDIKLNKEGKYLSWIKYRLPEIRQLIFNSLFSISLNFLINIFTVIALLFISWKITLIGLFIFIISFLTPLFLSILAGKINQKYNYNQEKIMSSLFNVFKSFRMLYYLSEEEKIINFIDREIDDWIRKINQTKSKVIVLEIISSSFQLFANVIFFFIIGVFIFYYNEPIGIIFVIPGLFIGFGTNLREMIFLIQNLVSYKEYIKEFFKNDKFEVNSNSIVINEITIKNLSFKYDDVEIFSNFNFKFTKGKKYAIVAPSGFGKSTFAKILMKQITDYGGTILINHENLNKIENHVLFNSITFLDNSENLFNDTVANNISLWEDVNKSIIKNCLEKADLENLKPEFIINDNNSLSTGQRQKINIARHFYRNNNVLICDEAFSNIDSDSVKKIFNNIDLNDNILFINITHHLNDLNYYDEVINLSERENYAKNSKEN, from the coding sequence ATGAAAAAATACTTTTCTAAAAAATTTTTACTTATTTGAATTTCGTTTTTTTATATTGTTTCAGTCTTATCATCTACATTTTTAGTTTTTTTTACAACTGAATTAATAACAAAAATCGAAAACCAAAAAACAAATATAAATATTTATTTCATTATAGTTTCATTATTGACGATAACCTTTTTATTATCCACATTATTAAGTCAATTATTAAAGAATAAATGAAATTATTATATTAATAAACAGTTGAGTAGTGATATTTTTAATAAAATATCCACAGAAAGTGCTTTAGATATTAAATTAAATAAAGAAGGTAAATATTTATCTTGAATTAAGTATAGACTTCCGGAAATTAGACAACTTATATTTAATTCTTTATTTTCGATATCTCTAAATTTCCTTATAAATATATTTACAGTTATTGCACTATTATTTATAAGTTGAAAAATTACTTTAATAGGATTATTTATATTTATAATAAGTTTTCTAACACCTTTATTTTTAAGTATATTAGCAGGAAAGATAAATCAAAAATATAATTATAATCAAGAAAAGATTATGTCATCATTATTTAATGTTTTTAAAAGTTTTAGAATGTTATATTACTTGAGTGAAGAAGAAAAAATAATAAACTTTATAGATAGAGAAATTGATGATTGAATTAGAAAGATAAATCAAACAAAGTCAAAAGTTATTGTTTTAGAAATAATAAGTAGTTCATTTCAATTATTCGCTAATGTAATATTTTTCTTTATTATAGGTGTTTTTATCTTTTATTATAATGAGCCAATTGGTATTATATTTGTAATACCAGGATTATTTATTGGGTTTGGTACTAACTTAAGAGAAATGATTTTTTTAATTCAAAATTTAGTTTCATATAAAGAATATATTAAGGAATTTTTTAAAAATGATAAATTTGAAGTTAATTCAAATTCTATTGTTATAAATGAAATTACAATTAAAAACTTATCTTTTAAATATGATGATGTTGAAATTTTCAGTAATTTTAATTTCAAATTTACAAAAGGTAAAAAATATGCAATAGTAGCACCATCTGGATTTGGTAAATCAACCTTTGCGAAAATATTAATGAAACAAATAACCGATTATGGAGGGACTATTTTAATAAATCATGAAAATTTAAATAAAATCGAAAATCACGTCTTATTCAATTCAATAACTTTTTTAGATAATAGCGAAAATTTATTTAATGATACAGTAGCAAATAATATTAGTTTATGAGAAGATGTTAATAAATCGATTATTAAAAATTGTTTAGAAAAAGCCGATTTAGAAAATTTAAAACCAGAATTTATAATAAATGATAATAATTCATTGTCAACAGGTCAAAGACAAAAAATAAATATTGCTAGACATTTTTATAGAAATAATAATGTTTTGATATGTGATGAAGCATTTTCTAATATTGATTCAGATAGTGTTAAAAAAATCTTTAATAACATTGATTTAAATGATAATATTCTATTCATCAATATTACGCATCATTTAAATGATTTAAATTACTATGATGAAGTTATAAATTTATCAGAAAGAGAAAATTATGCTAAAAATTCTAAAGAAAATTAA
- a CDS encoding ATP-binding cassette domain-containing protein → MLKILKKIKGKFIWFIVLSILISVFNSLISITESIAIDSVSQTFSIINKNYFLSFSILVIFIFISYLITLVINYFYYMLYNKFILYTSKSVANNFFQQYFNATYKNFENYNPETPFNNIINNASNIYEMSLVPLVSVISTAINFVFIFSYFSYRNWVLGLIIFGILILSSFSKILFFRKVKFYTEENQKSFNKLTKEVAYILDRYSVLYFANKQKHLLVFLEETVNKYCQVNYKQININIYDSELSSSILEIFKILGLILLSLFYLNNMFSISLGLIYLFIKLLSELKSEFSSLVTDIQKFLASLNLYNLLNLNLEKEENGNFLGDIKEIEFKNVSILREDKRLIENFSFKFLKGKKYLLIGESGSGKSTLVKSIINSKLISFGEILFDSKQSSSFSSREIVKKINYLEPEVFVLNKGINENIGLLDEDKIKINELLRFVEVFNDVEKELNNVNFEADNQLSLGQKQRISLARTLFSNKDILILDESLSNLDSITANKILDKLLKTEKTIIYISHHIESDFVKKFDRVLEFTDKGIKLH, encoded by the coding sequence ATGCTAAAAATTCTAAAGAAAATTAAGGGTAAGTTTATTTGATTTATAGTATTATCCATTTTGATATCGGTATTTAATTCATTAATATCAATTACAGAATCTATTGCAATAGATTCTGTAAGTCAAACATTTTCTATAATCAATAAGAATTATTTTTTATCTTTTTCAATATTGGTTATTTTCATTTTTATTTCATATCTCATTACGTTAGTTATTAATTATTTTTACTACATGCTATATAATAAATTTATTCTTTATACAAGTAAATCAGTTGCTAATAATTTTTTTCAACAATATTTTAATGCTACATATAAAAATTTTGAAAACTACAATCCAGAAACCCCCTTTAATAATATAATCAATAATGCTAGTAATATTTATGAAATGTCTTTAGTTCCTTTGGTGAGCGTAATATCAACAGCTATTAATTTTGTGTTTATATTTAGTTACTTTAGCTATAGAAATTGAGTGCTTGGATTAATTATTTTTGGTATTCTAATTTTAAGTTCTTTTTCGAAAATATTATTTTTTAGAAAAGTTAAATTTTATACCGAAGAAAACCAAAAAAGTTTTAATAAGCTCACAAAAGAAGTTGCTTACATATTAGATAGATATTCAGTTTTATATTTTGCAAATAAACAAAAACACTTATTAGTTTTTCTGGAAGAAACTGTTAATAAATATTGCCAAGTAAATTATAAACAAATTAATATTAATATTTATGACTCAGAACTCTCATCGTCTATTTTAGAGATATTCAAAATCTTGGGATTAATATTGCTCTCGTTATTTTATTTGAATAACATGTTTTCAATATCGCTAGGATTAATATATTTATTTATCAAATTATTGTCAGAATTAAAATCTGAATTCAGTTCTCTTGTAACAGACATTCAAAAATTTTTAGCATCACTGAATTTATATAATTTACTTAACTTAAATTTAGAAAAAGAAGAAAATGGTAATTTCTTAGGTGACATTAAAGAAATTGAATTTAAAAATGTATCGATCCTTAGAGAAGACAAAAGGTTAATAGAAAACTTTTCTTTTAAATTTCTAAAAGGTAAAAAATACTTATTAATCGGTGAATCAGGCTCTGGTAAATCTACCCTTGTAAAAAGTATCATTAATTCTAAGTTAATTTCTTTTGGTGAAATTTTATTTGACTCAAAACAATCTTCATCTTTTTCTTCGAGAGAAATTGTTAAAAAAATTAATTACTTAGAACCAGAAGTTTTTGTTTTAAATAAAGGTATCAACGAAAACATAGGTTTATTAGATGAAGACAAAATTAAAATCAATGAACTATTGAGATTTGTGGAAGTATTTAACGATGTTGAAAAAGAACTTAATAACGTGAACTTTGAAGCAGATAACCAATTATCTTTGGGTCAAAAACAAAGAATTTCATTAGCAAGAACATTGTTTTCTAATAAAGACATTTTAATACTGGATGAGTCTTTATCTAATTTAGATTCTATAACAGCTAATAAAATTCTTGATAAACTACTAAAAACAGAAAAAACTATTATTTATATTTCTCATCATATAGAAAGTGACTTTGTAAAGAAATTTGATAGAGTGCTCGAATTTACTGATAAAGGAATTAAATTGCATTAA
- a CDS encoding phosphoglycerate kinase, with protein sequence MKKTINDLKFNNKKVLVRVDFNVPVKNGVISSTKRISAALPTINKIIAEGGKVILLSHLGRVKEEADLAKGSLKPVAIELARQLQKPVQFVEETRGAILESVVNSMKQGDVVLVQNTRYEDLNNKAESKNNDELGKYWASLADVFVNDAFGTAHRAHASNVGIAKNIKESALGYLMEKEVSSLEKAIKNPKHPYVAIIGGAKVSDKIQVLENLVKIADKMIIGGGMAYTFLKAQGINVGNSLVENDFIELAKNFLAKYKDKVVLPVDHAVAKEFKDVKPEIQVGAIKDGYMALDLGPKSIEAIHKTLANAKTVVWNGPMGVAEFENYKHGTLAVCTSIAELKDTYTVVGGGDSVAAVEKLGMESKFSHVSTGGGASLELLQGVELPGVTSIQDK encoded by the coding sequence ATGAAAAAAACTATAAACGATTTAAAATTCAATAATAAAAAAGTTTTAGTCAGAGTTGATTTTAATGTTCCAGTAAAAAATGGTGTTATTAGTTCAACAAAAAGAATTAGTGCAGCATTACCAACAATAAATAAGATTATTGCTGAAGGTGGAAAAGTTATTTTACTTTCACACTTAGGAAGAGTTAAAGAAGAAGCTGATTTAGCTAAAGGTTCTTTAAAACCTGTTGCCATTGAACTTGCAAGACAACTACAAAAACCTGTTCAATTTGTTGAAGAAACAAGAGGAGCAATTTTAGAAAGTGTTGTTAACTCAATGAAACAAGGTGATGTTGTTTTAGTGCAAAACACACGTTACGAAGACCTAAATAATAAAGCAGAAAGCAAGAATAATGATGAATTAGGAAAATATTGAGCTTCATTAGCAGATGTTTTTGTAAACGATGCTTTTGGTACAGCTCATAGAGCTCATGCTTCAAATGTCGGGATAGCTAAAAACATTAAAGAATCAGCGCTAGGATACTTAATGGAAAAAGAAGTTTCTTCATTAGAAAAAGCTATTAAAAACCCAAAACACCCATATGTAGCTATTATTGGTGGTGCAAAAGTATCTGATAAAATTCAAGTTTTAGAAAACTTAGTAAAAATAGCTGATAAAATGATTATCGGTGGTGGAATGGCTTACACTTTCTTAAAAGCTCAAGGAATTAACGTTGGTAACTCATTGGTTGAAAACGATTTTATTGAGTTAGCTAAAAACTTCTTAGCAAAATACAAAGATAAAGTTGTTTTACCAGTAGACCATGCAGTTGCAAAAGAATTTAAAGATGTTAAACCAGAAATTCAAGTTGGCGCAATTAAAGATGGTTACATGGCATTAGACCTTGGTCCTAAGTCAATTGAAGCAATTCACAAAACATTAGCAAATGCAAAAACAGTTGTTTGAAATGGGCCTATGGGAGTTGCGGAATTTGAAAACTACAAACACGGTACATTAGCTGTATGTACATCAATAGCAGAATTAAAGGATACATACACAGTTGTTGGTGGTGGTGATAGTGTTGCTGCTGTCGAAAAATTAGGAATGGAAAGCAAATTCTCACACGTATCAACAGGTGGTGGTGCTAGTTTAGAGTTATTACAAGGTGTCGAATTGCCTGGTGTTACTTCTATTCAAGATAAATAA
- a CDS encoding glycosyltransferase produces MKLSLISLETKNVENVKNYLDSLLEQNSVDFEIILCLNGKESENKQVLNILPKYYELFGNRLVVVYNSKINSYQHNLLSAFRIMRGDYAVTFNSDISSIKYNYVEKMIEASSSNDVEILEFKPRLTGSISWKPLARIVEREKIDLTKNPLPFAYVYPFIFNKIIKKSVAQRVLKYKTKNLNDTKMSVEINYILMLEAKSYTYLDYRIFRENFPSDMWLSSKKSLNMFEDIEKYLVISNRKLFEEIRYAKYYFIKLLMTAFLKETNFTYKNIFKTKDDISEKRGLITFQKHVEILGKLESIYKTENYFLTNPYFLRNNEEVTLMSMPISKLKNTKILKRLD; encoded by the coding sequence ATGAAGTTATCATTAATATCTTTAGAAACAAAAAATGTTGAAAATGTAAAAAATTATCTTGATAGTTTATTAGAACAAAATAGCGTTGATTTCGAAATTATTTTATGTTTAAATGGTAAGGAAAGTGAAAATAAACAAGTCTTAAATATTTTACCTAAGTATTATGAATTATTTGGGAATAGACTAGTTGTTGTTTATAATTCAAAAATTAATAGTTATCAGCACAATCTCTTAAGCGCCTTTAGAATTATGAGAGGTGATTATGCAGTAACTTTTAATTCAGATATTAGTTCAATTAAATATAACTATGTTGAAAAAATGATTGAAGCATCAAGCTCAAATGACGTTGAAATACTAGAGTTTAAACCAAGATTAACAGGTTCAATTTCTTGAAAACCATTAGCTAGAATAGTTGAAAGAGAAAAAATAGATTTAACTAAGAACCCGCTTCCATTTGCTTATGTATATCCTTTTATTTTTAATAAAATAATTAAAAAATCAGTTGCTCAAAGAGTGCTTAAATATAAAACAAAAAATTTAAATGATACAAAAATGAGTGTTGAAATAAATTACATTTTAATGTTAGAAGCAAAATCATACACATATTTAGATTACAGAATTTTTAGAGAAAATTTCCCTTCAGATATGTGATTAAGTTCTAAGAAAAGTTTAAATATGTTTGAAGATATTGAAAAATATTTAGTTATATCAAATAGAAAGCTCTTTGAAGAGATTAGATATGCAAAATATTATTTTATAAAATTATTAATGACGGCATTTTTGAAAGAAACCAATTTTACATATAAAAATATTTTTAAAACTAAAGATGATATTTCTGAAAAGAGAGGATTAATAACCTTCCAAAAACATGTTGAAATTTTAGGTAAATTAGAATCAATATACAAAACTGAAAACTATTTTTTAACAAATCCTTACTTTTTGAGAAATAATGAAGAAGTAACATTAATGTCAATGCCTATATCTAAACTAAAAAACACAAAAATTCTAAAAAGACTAGATTAA
- a CDS encoding RDD family protein, with amino-acid sequence MYKNSGFFKRFIANIIDLSIAISLILLIFYLLTKNINKVALPSASVFYFSSLSAIIVSLLVYLFIPVFFEGKTIGLIILKLKIINSHTKNYSFSSIIKRNLFTSIYFSAVIIFIMLFLAPNSFVVLDKNGQNILSIKDDIYHLIIMRIITVFLSIGFFISMVGYLFVIFKPNRLSIVDWLSETRIVENTLIVSKDKEIILFPENDDRRKFIFKK; translated from the coding sequence ATGTATAAAAACTCAGGATTCTTTAAAAGATTCATAGCTAATATTATTGATTTGTCAATAGCAATTTCATTAATATTGCTTATTTTTTATTTACTAACCAAAAACATAAATAAAGTTGCATTACCATCGGCAAGTGTTTTTTATTTTTCAAGCCTTTCTGCTATTATTGTTTCTTTATTAGTTTATTTATTCATACCTGTTTTTTTTGAGGGTAAAACAATTGGATTAATTATTTTAAAATTAAAAATAATTAATTCACATACAAAGAACTATTCATTTAGTTCAATCATAAAAAGGAATTTATTTACTTCTATATACTTTAGTGCTGTAATAATTTTTATAATGTTATTTTTGGCGCCTAATAGTTTTGTTGTTTTGGATAAAAATGGTCAAAATATATTAAGTATAAAAGACGACATTTATCACTTAATAATCATGAGAATTATTACTGTATTTTTGTCAATTGGATTTTTTATATCAATGGTTGGTTATCTTTTTGTAATTTTTAAACCTAATAGGTTGTCAATAGTTGATTGGCTTTCAGAAACAAGAATTGTTGAAAATACACTAATAGTATCTAAAGATAAAGAAATAATTTTATTTCCAGAAAATGATGATAGAAGAAAATTTATATTTAAAAAATAA